From one Balnearium lithotrophicum genomic stretch:
- a CDS encoding tetratricopeptide repeat protein, translated as MKRLGILLLTSIFIGSCVNFPKPRVNPKEVKKESNSEKTSQRKKVREVKEKGAKPVRIKLDYTYYYALYLNFTSKGDNLNAYKAIKKAYELSKRTDLGIETARLAASLHKFDEAKEILQSILKKEPKNVDALKLLAGTCVVERDFRCAEELYRKVLNEKKDRDTYVFLSNLFINEKKYDEALKFLKEAEKRFRNDYLIDYFLGQVFYLKGEIKKAEKYLEKSISENTDFESSYILLGKVYQKTKNYKKAEEFLKKVLKDSPDNVYALRELLTVYISEGKTDEAVKLINKLVSLHPYNLKLLSWVAANLFQMKEYKKVIPIIERISKLNPDNPNVYFMLGLAYEMSGDLQKAEKAYETSLKYYRKNPTVLERLALVKYKLKKLGEAEEVYEELWELTGNPDYLIKAAILKDKLGDTEGAFELLSDFKKDLENNPDFLFYYSFFADKLGKDEEAEEGLKKLLKLKPSPDIYNYLAYFYALRNKNLKEALRLVDRALKSKPNSPAYIDTKGWILYKMGNYKQACSLLKRALSMKPNDAVIMYHYGSCLLKAGSKKEARKYLEEALKIVRENPDVESEEPGILEKIEGALKEIKTNESGRKK; from the coding sequence ATGAAGAGATTAGGGATTCTCCTGTTAACATCAATTTTCATCGGCTCCTGTGTAAACTTTCCAAAACCAAGGGTAAATCCGAAGGAAGTAAAAAAAGAAAGTAATTCTGAAAAAACCTCTCAGAGGAAAAAGGTAAGGGAGGTAAAAGAGAAGGGGGCTAAACCCGTAAGGATAAAATTAGACTACACCTACTACTACGCCCTTTACTTAAATTTTACATCGAAGGGAGACAACTTAAACGCCTACAAGGCAATAAAGAAGGCCTACGAACTGAGTAAAAGAACGGACTTAGGAATAGAAACTGCAAGGCTTGCAGCCTCCCTACACAAGTTTGATGAAGCAAAGGAGATTCTACAGAGTATTCTAAAAAAGGAACCGAAAAATGTTGATGCCCTTAAACTCCTTGCAGGAACCTGCGTGGTTGAGAGGGACTTTAGGTGTGCAGAGGAGCTCTACAGGAAGGTTTTAAACGAGAAAAAGGATAGGGATACGTACGTATTCCTCTCAAACCTATTTATAAATGAGAAAAAGTACGACGAAGCCTTAAAGTTTTTAAAGGAGGCAGAAAAACGGTTTAGGAATGACTATCTAATAGACTACTTCTTGGGTCAGGTTTTCTACTTGAAGGGAGAAATTAAAAAAGCTGAGAAGTACTTGGAGAAGTCAATTTCAGAAAACACGGATTTTGAGAGTTCATACATCCTCCTTGGAAAGGTCTATCAAAAAACAAAAAACTACAAAAAAGCAGAGGAGTTTTTAAAGAAGGTTCTAAAGGACTCTCCGGACAACGTTTATGCTCTGAGAGAGCTCCTAACGGTCTACATATCTGAGGGAAAGACAGACGAAGCTGTTAAACTGATAAACAAGTTGGTCTCCCTCCACCCTTACAACCTTAAGCTTCTATCGTGGGTTGCTGCAAACCTGTTTCAGATGAAGGAGTACAAAAAGGTAATTCCGATAATTGAGAGGATTTCTAAGCTCAATCCGGACAATCCTAACGTTTACTTTATGTTGGGACTTGCTTACGAAATGTCGGGAGACCTCCAAAAAGCAGAAAAGGCCTACGAGACTTCGCTAAAGTACTACCGTAAAAATCCAACAGTTCTTGAAAGACTGGCACTGGTCAAGTACAAGCTTAAAAAATTGGGTGAGGCGGAGGAGGTTTACGAGGAGCTCTGGGAGCTTACTGGAAATCCCGACTACCTCATAAAGGCAGCTATTTTAAAGGATAAGTTGGGAGATACTGAAGGGGCATTTGAGCTACTTTCAGATTTTAAAAAGGACTTGGAAAACAATCCGGACTTTCTCTTCTACTATTCATTTTTTGCAGACAAGTTGGGAAAGGACGAGGAAGCTGAAGAAGGTCTAAAAAAACTTTTAAAATTGAAGCCATCTCCAGACATTTACAACTATTTGGCCTACTTCTATGCCCTAAGGAATAAGAACTTAAAAGAAGCTCTAAGGTTGGTTGATAGAGCTCTCAAGTCAAAACCTAACAGTCCTGCCTACATAGATACAAAGGGCTGGATACTCTACAAAATGGGGAACTACAAACAGGCCTGCTCCCTCTTGAAAAGGGCACTTTCAATGAAGCCAAACGACGCAGTTATCATGTACCACTACGGAAGCTGTCTCTTAAAAGCTGGAAGTAAAAAGGAAGCGAGGAAGTATTTGGAGGAAGCTCTTAAAATTGTAAGGGAAAATCCAGATGTCGAATCTGAAGAGCCGGGAATCTTAGAAAAGATTGAGGGAGCTCTAAAGGAAATAAAAACTAACGAATCGGGGAGGAAAAAGTGA
- a CDS encoding aldehyde ferredoxin oxidoreductase N-terminal domain-containing protein, with protein sequence MEFKTLEFDLSNERVIFKPFEKEGIYGVIDYGIYLHKNVLKSYKFPPYDKKNAVVVGIGPFAGSVLPGSHRLTFFFRSPLYGTLYPSTMGGAAYTFLRTGIDIISITGRSEKPAILVINGSPSNVSVSIEFVEEELLYKIWKNYKEKEGVYAFSHYLLDRFSDLFDGKKFRMACVGPAAYTTNYASIFSQDVRDGKFVEGAEDWAARGGGGSVLARAHNVVGIVFGGNWEGKRFKALDLSNYDFVKKLFSEVYDKPLFKVIAEKTEKYRYNPKLKTGGTFGGDYLSEKDKTPVLNWQIAYMDRGDREKLYRVIEEFYVKVFNSESIETKKWTTCGEPCPAVCKKVREGYKTDYEPYNANGPLSGSFWLKASDRAVKKVDSLGFDAIEFGGVAAWIFEVVHRGMLKPEEVGISDKPDFDVSSILNDPVRTSEKNADLLCQLAEKVAYADGDIPKLIGLGKRRASEILDEKFKDRLPEGKSFKDFAVFVPLGKKGEVNPTMYWAMGNFIPLPVQGKYWTYYKFGVFPEPEELAEKIVESSVGEYWYDNVGWCRFHRRWMRSLASVECELSEGKSCNVPVKWTKSVVELLFLRAYGEKLNAEEHGKKVLAELVDYALKVDCYPVFPDSERVVDLIVSASKEFKGNKWLEKFSENKIKFVREYISRTLEEYSRILDVNWNI encoded by the coding sequence ATGGAATTTAAAACGTTAGAGTTTGACTTAAGCAACGAAAGGGTAATCTTTAAACCATTCGAAAAGGAAGGAATTTACGGAGTAATAGACTACGGAATATACCTCCATAAGAACGTCCTCAAAAGCTACAAATTCCCTCCCTACGATAAAAAGAATGCAGTTGTGGTTGGGATTGGTCCCTTTGCCGGTTCGGTTTTACCGGGCTCTCACAGACTAACATTTTTCTTCCGCTCTCCACTCTACGGAACCCTCTACCCCTCAACGATGGGAGGTGCAGCTTACACGTTTTTAAGAACGGGCATTGATATCATCTCGATTACAGGAAGGTCTGAGAAACCTGCCATTTTGGTCATAAACGGAAGTCCATCAAACGTTTCGGTATCGATAGAGTTTGTTGAGGAGGAACTCCTTTACAAAATTTGGAAAAACTACAAGGAAAAGGAAGGAGTTTACGCCTTCAGCCACTATCTATTGGACAGATTTTCTGACTTGTTTGATGGGAAGAAATTTAGAATGGCATGTGTAGGGCCTGCTGCATACACGACAAACTACGCCTCAATATTCTCTCAGGACGTCAGGGATGGAAAGTTCGTTGAAGGAGCTGAGGATTGGGCAGCGAGGGGAGGAGGTGGTTCAGTCCTTGCAAGGGCTCACAACGTTGTAGGAATTGTCTTTGGTGGAAACTGGGAAGGAAAGAGGTTTAAGGCCTTAGACCTTTCGAACTACGACTTTGTCAAAAAGCTCTTTTCTGAGGTCTACGATAAACCCCTCTTCAAGGTAATTGCCGAAAAGACGGAGAAGTACAGGTACAATCCAAAACTCAAAACCGGAGGAACCTTTGGAGGGGATTACCTATCAGAGAAGGATAAGACTCCCGTTCTCAACTGGCAGATTGCCTACATGGACAGGGGAGACAGAGAGAAGCTCTACAGGGTAATTGAGGAGTTTTACGTTAAAGTCTTTAACTCTGAGAGCATTGAAACTAAGAAGTGGACAACGTGTGGAGAGCCGTGCCCTGCAGTCTGTAAAAAGGTTAGGGAGGGTTACAAAACAGACTACGAGCCCTACAACGCCAACGGTCCACTGTCCGGAAGTTTTTGGTTGAAGGCAAGCGACAGAGCAGTTAAAAAGGTTGACTCTTTGGGCTTTGATGCTATTGAGTTTGGAGGGGTTGCAGCCTGGATATTTGAAGTTGTCCACAGGGGAATGTTAAAACCTGAAGAGGTCGGAATATCGGATAAGCCCGATTTTGATGTTAGTTCAATTTTAAACGACCCTGTAAGGACGAGTGAAAAGAATGCAGACCTTCTCTGTCAGCTTGCAGAAAAGGTTGCCTATGCCGATGGTGATATACCGAAACTAATTGGACTTGGAAAGAGGAGGGCGTCAGAAATTCTTGATGAAAAGTTTAAAGATAGACTACCAGAAGGAAAGAGCTTTAAGGACTTTGCCGTTTTCGTCCCCCTTGGAAAGAAAGGAGAAGTTAACCCTACAATGTACTGGGCCATGGGAAACTTTATTCCGCTTCCCGTTCAGGGAAAGTACTGGACATACTACAAGTTTGGAGTCTTTCCGGAGCCTGAGGAACTTGCAGAGAAGATTGTTGAGAGCTCAGTAGGGGAGTACTGGTACGACAACGTAGGGTGGTGCAGGTTCCACAGGAGGTGGATGAGGAGCTTGGCAAGTGTTGAGTGTGAGCTTTCTGAAGGAAAGAGCTGCAACGTTCCCGTCAAGTGGACAAAATCTGTTGTTGAACTCCTCTTCCTGAGGGCTTACGGTGAGAAGCTCAATGCAGAGGAGCACGGAAAGAAAGTTTTGGCCGAACTTGTCGATTACGCACTGAAGGTGGACTGCTATCCCGTGTTTCCTGACAGTGAAAGGGTAGTTGACCTTATTGTTTCTGCAAGTAAGGAATTTAAAGGAAACAAGTGGCTGGAGAAGTTTAGCGAAAATAAAATAAAGTTTGTCCGTGAGTACATATCAAGGACACTTGAGGAGTACAGCAGAATTTTGGATGTAAACTGGAACATTTAG
- a CDS encoding carbohydrate porin, whose amino-acid sequence MRKGLILATLFTLSTTNSFAQTDEEVLRELQLLKQKIQMLEKQLKEKNKKEEEVAKEVKEIKEKLGSLEIHGGATLYYQGATVDKIDGQKYKDPSGTGYTADLEISFKPTDTGEFYMRLHGGQGTGADGNGVSDVLYANLNTLADDNPDNDRFDLLEAYYAQELLNGKLNVFIGKTEPFILIDDNEYANDEVSQFVGKPFVNNPILDGEDIFAPMAGLTFSPFDRIELAAVVQSNDQSSVSWNGKEWVVKDKDIYSDVFDKPFYAVQLKYSPEIGGLPGNYRIYYWNDSADHIKINEPTDNPNRKPSTGDGWGVGISIDQKVANNVGLFARAAWANDDVYEVEQFYSVGASIDGLIPSRPKDTLGVGVAALITNDKLKNDDTEYHLEGYYRIEVSENFHITPDIQYVVNPHGNSDNDNIFAGMVKAEFSF is encoded by the coding sequence ATGAGAAAGGGACTCATTTTAGCTACTCTTTTTACTCTCTCAACAACAAACTCCTTTGCCCAAACGGACGAGGAGGTTTTGAGGGAGCTCCAGCTCCTAAAACAGAAAATTCAAATGTTGGAGAAGCAGTTAAAGGAAAAGAACAAAAAAGAGGAGGAAGTAGCTAAAGAGGTAAAGGAAATCAAGGAAAAATTAGGCTCCTTGGAGATTCACGGAGGAGCAACACTCTACTATCAAGGAGCTACAGTTGACAAAATAGACGGTCAGAAGTACAAGGATCCGTCAGGAACAGGTTATACCGCAGACTTGGAAATTTCCTTCAAACCCACAGATACTGGAGAGTTCTACATGAGACTCCACGGAGGACAGGGAACGGGAGCAGATGGAAATGGAGTCTCTGATGTTCTCTATGCAAATCTCAACACATTAGCAGATGACAACCCTGACAATGACAGATTTGACCTACTTGAAGCTTACTACGCTCAGGAACTTCTAAACGGAAAGCTAAACGTATTTATTGGAAAAACAGAGCCCTTTATACTCATAGACGACAACGAGTATGCAAACGATGAGGTTTCCCAATTTGTAGGAAAGCCCTTTGTTAATAACCCTATTTTAGATGGAGAGGACATTTTTGCCCCAATGGCAGGCTTAACCTTCTCCCCCTTTGATAGGATTGAATTGGCAGCAGTTGTTCAGAGCAACGACCAGAGCTCTGTAAGCTGGAACGGAAAGGAGTGGGTGGTTAAGGATAAGGATATTTACAGTGATGTATTTGATAAACCATTCTATGCCGTTCAGCTCAAGTATTCTCCTGAGATAGGAGGACTTCCTGGGAACTACAGGATTTACTACTGGAACGATAGTGCAGACCATATAAAAATAAACGAGCCTACTGATAATCCAAACAGGAAACCGTCAACAGGAGATGGTTGGGGAGTAGGTATTTCAATAGACCAAAAGGTAGCAAATAACGTGGGGTTATTTGCAAGAGCAGCTTGGGCAAACGATGATGTTTACGAAGTAGAGCAGTTTTACTCGGTAGGAGCAAGCATAGATGGGTTAATACCATCAAGGCCAAAGGATACGTTAGGAGTGGGAGTTGCAGCTTTAATAACAAATGATAAATTAAAGAATGATGATACGGAGTACCACCTTGAAGGGTACTACAGGATAGAAGTCTCGGAGAACTTCCACATAACACCTGACATTCAGTACGTAGTTAATCCACATGGAAACAGTGACAACGATAATATATTTGCAGGAATGGTTAAAGCTGAGTTTAGTTTTTAG
- a CDS encoding chloride channel protein, which produces MENLKRLFFFSIVAGLSTGLAVSFYVLLSKGFAYAFYLGNPTETIPKLPFWYVAFITTSSILIVNLIILNNEKAREYGVREIARALDENRITFSLGDLAHKIVASALSIGSGFAVGNEGPSAAIGAMIAYRFHKFFNLPKNLLKVSIGIGASSGIAAVFVSPITGILFAVENVAYQLIRDFVGFMIIGSFSAFLVALLILKPLIFEFSIGKSIQFDYIFSIFLFIPVVTLGIYMYLLLRDKLLFYLNGIAQRKFSPFMRITVISILGGISIAFLLKISPFAGFSGHEVVEELINGKFKIPLTTIFLLTLLRIVSNAISLYSNAVGGLFITLMSIGALVGYGFGESMKYFGFNVEPFYFAAIGASVFVGVVMKIPFTAVVLALETTYDYNVVVPVGIVVSIAGFLTNLTFNLRKGYLKGAGRPQKETKN; this is translated from the coding sequence ATGGAAAACTTAAAGAGACTATTCTTCTTTTCTATCGTTGCAGGCCTCTCAACGGGGCTTGCCGTCTCATTCTACGTTCTCCTGTCAAAGGGATTTGCCTACGCCTTTTATCTTGGAAATCCAACAGAGACAATACCGAAGCTGCCCTTCTGGTACGTTGCATTTATAACGACGTCATCAATCCTCATTGTGAATCTGATAATACTCAACAACGAAAAGGCAAGGGAGTACGGAGTAAGGGAAATTGCAAGAGCTCTCGATGAAAACAGAATAACGTTTTCACTTGGCGACCTTGCACACAAAATTGTTGCCTCTGCACTGTCAATTGGAAGCGGATTTGCAGTTGGAAACGAAGGTCCCTCTGCTGCAATAGGAGCAATGATTGCCTACAGGTTTCACAAGTTTTTTAATCTACCGAAAAACCTCTTAAAGGTTTCAATAGGAATAGGAGCAAGCAGCGGAATTGCAGCTGTCTTTGTTTCTCCGATAACGGGAATTCTCTTTGCAGTTGAAAATGTTGCCTACCAGTTGATAAGGGATTTTGTAGGGTTTATGATAATTGGAAGTTTCTCTGCCTTCTTAGTTGCCCTCTTAATCTTAAAACCTTTAATCTTTGAGTTCTCAATAGGGAAATCGATTCAGTTTGACTACATATTTTCAATTTTTCTCTTCATTCCTGTTGTAACCTTAGGAATATATATGTATTTATTACTAAGGGACAAACTCCTCTTTTACTTAAATGGCATTGCTCAGAGGAAATTCTCCCCATTTATGAGAATAACAGTAATATCCATTTTAGGTGGAATCTCCATTGCTTTCCTTTTAAAAATATCACCCTTTGCCGGTTTTTCTGGACATGAGGTAGTTGAAGAACTCATAAACGGTAAGTTCAAAATTCCTCTAACTACAATATTTTTGCTGACACTCCTTAGAATAGTTTCAAATGCAATCTCCCTCTACTCAAATGCAGTAGGAGGACTCTTCATCACTCTTATGAGTATAGGAGCTCTCGTAGGATACGGATTTGGAGAAAGTATGAAGTACTTTGGATTTAACGTTGAGCCCTTCTACTTTGCAGCAATAGGCGCCTCTGTCTTTGTTGGAGTTGTGATGAAAATCCCATTTACAGCTGTTGTTTTGGCTCTTGAAACGACGTACGACTACAACGTAGTTGTTCCTGTAGGAATAGTTGTTTCAATAGCAGGTTTTCTAACAAACTTAACGTTTAACCTGAGAAAAGGTTATTTAAAAGGGGCGGGGAGGCCCCAGAAGGAAACTAAAAACTAA
- a CDS encoding leucyl aminopeptidase codes for MKITYSTEIKGKKADALITGVYEGLQDVEEKEKIKSLGFSGKKGEIAVLPGEGFKAVVYVGLGKKGEISEDVVRLASAKGIQEAKRREFKRVVCELLGVEKLKERSAKAVAEGLILGSYEFKKYKSEEKDKKEVEKVYVAGVKEYKKQFELGRVLAEAANFTRDLVNEPGNVITPDVLARKAKELSEEYGFECKVFDEKKLEKNKMVGILTVGKGSKNPPRFIHITYKPKKAEKRVVLVGKGVTFDSGGLNIKPEQYMKTMKSDKAGACAVLGIMRAVGELKPNVEVHALIPTVENMPDGNAYRPDDIIVFRNGKSVEVHSTDAEGRLILADALIYGSELSPDVMIDMATLTGACVVALGHYTSGLFSNSEKLAKELLSLSEETGEKMWRMPLDEDLKEDIKGKYSDLQNVGKSRYGGAITAALFLQNFVDSKSVKSWAHIDIAGPAFLDSPWKYYTSGATGQPVRTITELLIKE; via the coding sequence ATGAAGATAACATATTCAACAGAGATAAAAGGGAAGAAAGCAGATGCTCTTATAACAGGAGTCTATGAGGGTTTACAGGATGTAGAGGAAAAGGAGAAAATCAAATCCTTAGGCTTTTCAGGTAAAAAGGGAGAGATTGCTGTCCTGCCTGGAGAGGGATTTAAGGCAGTTGTATACGTAGGACTTGGGAAAAAAGGAGAGATTTCCGAAGATGTTGTTAGGCTTGCCTCTGCCAAGGGAATCCAAGAGGCAAAGAGGAGAGAGTTTAAAAGGGTTGTCTGTGAACTTTTAGGAGTTGAAAAACTGAAGGAAAGGTCTGCGAAGGCAGTTGCAGAGGGATTGATTTTAGGAAGTTACGAATTTAAAAAGTACAAATCTGAAGAGAAAGATAAAAAGGAAGTGGAAAAAGTTTACGTAGCAGGTGTTAAGGAATATAAAAAGCAGTTTGAGTTGGGAAGAGTTCTTGCAGAGGCTGCAAACTTTACAAGGGACCTGGTAAACGAGCCCGGTAACGTTATCACTCCAGATGTCTTGGCAAGAAAAGCGAAGGAGCTCTCAGAGGAGTACGGCTTTGAGTGTAAGGTCTTTGATGAGAAGAAGCTTGAAAAGAACAAAATGGTCGGAATACTAACCGTTGGAAAGGGAAGCAAGAATCCACCAAGGTTTATCCACATAACTTACAAACCTAAAAAAGCAGAGAAGAGGGTTGTCTTAGTAGGAAAAGGAGTAACGTTTGACAGTGGAGGGCTGAACATAAAGCCTGAACAGTACATGAAGACGATGAAGTCCGACAAGGCCGGAGCCTGTGCAGTACTTGGAATAATGAGGGCAGTTGGAGAGTTAAAACCGAACGTTGAAGTCCATGCACTCATTCCAACCGTTGAAAACATGCCAGACGGTAACGCCTACAGGCCGGATGACATAATTGTATTTAGAAACGGAAAGAGCGTAGAGGTTCACTCAACGGATGCAGAGGGAAGGTTAATCCTCGCAGATGCTCTCATCTACGGTTCGGAGCTCTCTCCAGATGTAATGATAGACATGGCCACCCTTACAGGAGCGTGTGTTGTTGCCTTAGGTCACTACACTTCAGGTCTCTTCTCCAACAGCGAAAAATTGGCCAAGGAGCTCCTTTCCCTGTCTGAGGAGACAGGAGAAAAGATGTGGAGAATGCCATTGGACGAGGATTTGAAGGAAGACATAAAAGGAAAGTACTCCGATTTACAGAACGTCGGAAAGAGCCGATACGGTGGGGCAATAACTGCAGCACTGTTTCTACAGAACTTTGTTGATTCAAAGAGCGTTAAATCGTGGGCTCACATAGACATAGCAGGACCTGCCTTCCTTGATTCACCTTGGAAGTACTATACCAGTGGAGCTACAGGTCAGCCGGTTAGAACAATTACGGAGCTCCTAATAAAAGAATAG
- a CDS encoding DUF4198 domain-containing protein translates to MRKLLLTLSLFLAGTTGASAHFMLLKPSTDIVEGNHAKTIEIEAKFTHPMEGAPNMPFKILKSGVFINGHVEKLHWKKIMIPAAPGSNKKVPMYKAEYKLRRPGVYQFFIYPSAYFEPAEEKFIQQVTKVEVEGFGMEDGWNKPIGLKAEIVPVTRPFGLWEGNTFKGRVYFNGKPARNVRVEIEYLNTKGIKVPADAFVTQVVRTDNDGYFVYTIPWAGWWGFSAIGYGGKKRYKDGKLYPVEFDAVMWIKAYPKPEGVK, encoded by the coding sequence ATGAGAAAGCTTCTTCTGACTCTAAGCCTTTTCCTTGCAGGAACAACCGGAGCTTCTGCCCACTTTATGCTCCTCAAACCTTCAACAGACATTGTTGAGGGGAACCATGCCAAAACGATAGAGATTGAGGCTAAGTTCACCCACCCGATGGAAGGAGCTCCAAACATGCCCTTCAAAATCCTCAAAAGCGGAGTCTTTATAAACGGCCACGTGGAGAAACTTCACTGGAAAAAGATAATGATTCCCGCAGCTCCAGGTTCCAACAAGAAAGTTCCAATGTACAAGGCAGAGTACAAACTGAGGAGACCGGGCGTTTACCAGTTCTTCATCTATCCGAGTGCCTACTTTGAACCGGCAGAGGAGAAGTTTATACAGCAGGTAACGAAGGTTGAGGTTGAGGGTTTCGGAATGGAGGACGGCTGGAACAAACCAATAGGATTAAAGGCTGAAATAGTTCCCGTAACGAGGCCTTTTGGACTTTGGGAAGGAAACACATTTAAGGGAAGGGTTTACTTTAACGGTAAACCTGCCCGTAACGTAAGGGTGGAGATTGAATACCTTAATACAAAGGGGATTAAGGTTCCAGCAGATGCCTTTGTAACACAGGTTGTTAGGACAGACAACGATGGATACTTTGTTTACACAATTCCATGGGCAGGATGGTGGGGATTCTCAGCAATTGGTTACGGAGGAAAAAAAAGGTACAAGGATGGAAAGCTCTACCCTGTAGAGTTCGATGCTGTTATGTGGATCAAGGCCTATCCAAAACCAGAGGGGGTTAAATAA